A stretch of Panthera tigris isolate Pti1 chromosome E2, P.tigris_Pti1_mat1.1, whole genome shotgun sequence DNA encodes these proteins:
- the CD177 gene encoding CD177 antigen isoform X4 — MPASRSTGQALASPSSPTPTCAARKTTATACPPPSHSGPCPPPQVRGPGSLRCPVCLSKQDCESVTKMTCPAGSTHCYRGSIQLRGGGVFTVLRVQGCMSQEGCNVLNGTREIGSIVVSEDCSPNAFLTCEWGSELHTGRNLSRMPIRWTTAHKICDPGEVCEETLLLVDAGQSSVIVGSKGCTKGRTQDAPTVSIHSGPPGVLVASYAHFCSSNRCNRARSTSVLLNSLPRPAAPTPGDLQCPICVRGSAPCPENPENVTCPNGTTHCYSGYIRLYGGGIISKIHIQGCVTEASSSLLNHTQKIGIFSVAENSEEPLEPFLQDGAVPTRLLAWVVGLGLSLALWCGMPLC; from the exons ATGCCCGCATCACGGAGCACAGGGCAGGCCCTGGCCTCTCCGTCCTCTCCTACACCCACGTGTGCCGCCAGGAAGACAACTGCAACAGCCTGTCCACCACCCTCCCACTCTGGGCCCTGCCCTCCACCGCAGGTGCGGG gcccggGCTCCCTGCGGTGTCCAGTCTGCTTGTCTAAACAGGACTGCGAGTCTGTGACAAAGATGACCTGCCCGGCCGGGAGCACGCACTGCTACCGTGGCTCAATCCAGCTCAGGGGAG GGGGTGTCTTCACCGTTCTGAGAGTCCAAGGATGCATGTCCCAAGAAGGCTGCAACGTGCTTAATGGGACTCGGGAAATCGGGTCCATCGTTGTGAGTGAGGACTGCAGCCCTAACG CTTTTCTGACCTGTGAATGGGGGAGCGAGTTACACACTGGTCGAAACCTGTCTCGGATGCCCATCAGGTGGACCACAGCTCACAAGATTTGTGACCCTGGGGAGGTGTGTGAGGAGACTCTTCTGCTGGTAGACGCAG GACAGAGCTCAGTCATAGTGGGAAGCAAAGGCTGCACCAAGGGCAGGACGCAGGATGCCCCGACTGTCTCCATACACTCGGGGCCCCCCGGAGTGCTGGTCGCCTCCTATGCCCATTTCTGCTCCTCCAACAGGTGCAACAGGGCCAGGAGTACCAGCGTCCTACTGAACTCTCTCCCTCGTCCAG ctgcccccaccccgggaGACTTGCAGTGTCCCATCTGTGTGCGGGGCTCTGCCCCGTGCCCAGAAAACCCGGAAAACGTTACATGCCCTAACGGCACGACTCACTGTTACAGCGGTTACATTAGGCTCTATGGAG GTGGGATCATCTCTAAAATACATATTCAGGGCTGCGTGACCGAAGCTTCCAGCTCCTTGTTGAACCATACACAGAAAATTGGGATCTTCTCCGTGGCTGAGAATTCGGAGGAACCGCTCGAGCCCTTTCTCCAAGATGGAGCTGTCCCCACCCGCCTACTGGCTTGGGTGGTGGGACTTGGCTTGTCCCTAGCCCTCTGGTGTGGGATGCCTCTCTGCTGA
- the CD177 gene encoding CD177 antigen isoform X2, giving the protein MHEGKSWRREHKGAQALTCQRATREFLINVSEMPLRWKADHEVCANGWGCQDTLILIDNGLQVNIVLTKGCTPVGNQDARITEHRAGPGLSVLSYTHVCRQEDNCNSLSTTLPLWALPSTAGPGSLRCPVCLSKQDCESVTKMTCPAGSTHCYRGSIQLRGGGVFTVLRVQGCMSQEGCNVLNGTREIGSIVVSEDCSPNAFLTCEWGSELHTGRNLSRMPIRWTTAHKICDPGEVCEETLLLVDAGQSSVIVGSKGCTKGRTQDAPTVSIHSGPPGVLVASYAHFCSSNRCNRARSTSVLLNSLPRPAAPTPGDLQCPICVRGSAPCPENPENVTCPNGTTHCYSGYIRLYGGGIISKIHIQGCVTEASSSLLNHTQKIGIFSVAENSEEPLEPFLQDGAVPTRLLAWVVGLGLSLALWCGMPLC; this is encoded by the exons ATGCATGAGGGAAAATCATGGAGAAGGGAACATAAAG GAGCGCAGGCCCTGACCTGTCAGAGGGCGACACGTGAGTTTCTGATTAATGTATCGGAAATGCCCCTTCGGTGGAAGGCGGACCACGAGGTATGTGCCAACGGCTGGGGCTGCCAAGACACGCTGATCCTCATTGACAACG GACTTCAAGTGAACATAGTACTCACCAAGGGCTGCACCCCGGTGGGGAATCAGGATGCCCGCATCACGGAGCACAGGGCAGGCCCTGGCCTCTCCGTCCTCTCCTACACCCACGTGTGCCGCCAGGAAGACAACTGCAACAGCCTGTCCACCACCCTCCCACTCTGGGCCCTGCCCTCCACCGCAG gcccggGCTCCCTGCGGTGTCCAGTCTGCTTGTCTAAACAGGACTGCGAGTCTGTGACAAAGATGACCTGCCCGGCCGGGAGCACGCACTGCTACCGTGGCTCAATCCAGCTCAGGGGAG GGGGTGTCTTCACCGTTCTGAGAGTCCAAGGATGCATGTCCCAAGAAGGCTGCAACGTGCTTAATGGGACTCGGGAAATCGGGTCCATCGTTGTGAGTGAGGACTGCAGCCCTAACG CTTTTCTGACCTGTGAATGGGGGAGCGAGTTACACACTGGTCGAAACCTGTCTCGGATGCCCATCAGGTGGACCACAGCTCACAAGATTTGTGACCCTGGGGAGGTGTGTGAGGAGACTCTTCTGCTGGTAGACGCAG GACAGAGCTCAGTCATAGTGGGAAGCAAAGGCTGCACCAAGGGCAGGACGCAGGATGCCCCGACTGTCTCCATACACTCGGGGCCCCCCGGAGTGCTGGTCGCCTCCTATGCCCATTTCTGCTCCTCCAACAGGTGCAACAGGGCCAGGAGTACCAGCGTCCTACTGAACTCTCTCCCTCGTCCAG ctgcccccaccccgggaGACTTGCAGTGTCCCATCTGTGTGCGGGGCTCTGCCCCGTGCCCAGAAAACCCGGAAAACGTTACATGCCCTAACGGCACGACTCACTGTTACAGCGGTTACATTAGGCTCTATGGAG GTGGGATCATCTCTAAAATACATATTCAGGGCTGCGTGACCGAAGCTTCCAGCTCCTTGTTGAACCATACACAGAAAATTGGGATCTTCTCCGTGGCTGAGAATTCGGAGGAACCGCTCGAGCCCTTTCTCCAAGATGGAGCTGTCCCCACCCGCCTACTGGCTTGGGTGGTGGGACTTGGCTTGTCCCTAGCCCTCTGGTGTGGGATGCCTCTCTGCTGA
- the CD177 gene encoding CD177 antigen isoform X3 codes for MPLRWKADHEVCANGWGCQDTLILIDNGLQVNIVLTKGCTPVGNQDARITEHRAGPGLSVLSYTHVCRQEDNCNSLSTTLPLWALPSTAGPGSLRCPVCLSKQDCESVTKMTCPAGSTHCYRGSIQLRGGGVFTVLRVQGCMSQEGCNVLNGTREIGSIVVSEDCSPNAFLTCEWGSELHTGRNLSRMPIRWTTAHKICDPGEVCEETLLLVDAGQSSVIVGSKGCTKGRTQDAPTVSIHSGPPGVLVASYAHFCSSNRCNRARSTSVLLNSLPRPAAPTPGDLQCPICVRGSAPCPENPENVTCPNGTTHCYSGYIRLYGGGIISKIHIQGCVTEASSSLLNHTQKIGIFSVAENSEEPLEPFLQDGAVPTRLLAWVVGLGLSLALWCGMPLC; via the exons ATGCCCCTTCGGTGGAAGGCGGACCACGAGGTATGTGCCAACGGCTGGGGCTGCCAAGACACGCTGATCCTCATTGACAACG GACTTCAAGTGAACATAGTACTCACCAAGGGCTGCACCCCGGTGGGGAATCAGGATGCCCGCATCACGGAGCACAGGGCAGGCCCTGGCCTCTCCGTCCTCTCCTACACCCACGTGTGCCGCCAGGAAGACAACTGCAACAGCCTGTCCACCACCCTCCCACTCTGGGCCCTGCCCTCCACCGCAG gcccggGCTCCCTGCGGTGTCCAGTCTGCTTGTCTAAACAGGACTGCGAGTCTGTGACAAAGATGACCTGCCCGGCCGGGAGCACGCACTGCTACCGTGGCTCAATCCAGCTCAGGGGAG GGGGTGTCTTCACCGTTCTGAGAGTCCAAGGATGCATGTCCCAAGAAGGCTGCAACGTGCTTAATGGGACTCGGGAAATCGGGTCCATCGTTGTGAGTGAGGACTGCAGCCCTAACG CTTTTCTGACCTGTGAATGGGGGAGCGAGTTACACACTGGTCGAAACCTGTCTCGGATGCCCATCAGGTGGACCACAGCTCACAAGATTTGTGACCCTGGGGAGGTGTGTGAGGAGACTCTTCTGCTGGTAGACGCAG GACAGAGCTCAGTCATAGTGGGAAGCAAAGGCTGCACCAAGGGCAGGACGCAGGATGCCCCGACTGTCTCCATACACTCGGGGCCCCCCGGAGTGCTGGTCGCCTCCTATGCCCATTTCTGCTCCTCCAACAGGTGCAACAGGGCCAGGAGTACCAGCGTCCTACTGAACTCTCTCCCTCGTCCAG ctgcccccaccccgggaGACTTGCAGTGTCCCATCTGTGTGCGGGGCTCTGCCCCGTGCCCAGAAAACCCGGAAAACGTTACATGCCCTAACGGCACGACTCACTGTTACAGCGGTTACATTAGGCTCTATGGAG GTGGGATCATCTCTAAAATACATATTCAGGGCTGCGTGACCGAAGCTTCCAGCTCCTTGTTGAACCATACACAGAAAATTGGGATCTTCTCCGTGGCTGAGAATTCGGAGGAACCGCTCGAGCCCTTTCTCCAAGATGGAGCTGTCCCCACCCGCCTACTGGCTTGGGTGGTGGGACTTGGCTTGTCCCTAGCCCTCTGGTGTGGGATGCCTCTCTGCTGA
- the CD177 gene encoding CD177 antigen isoform X1, with product MSPALQLALLGATLVLPRAQALTCQRATREFLINVSEMPLRWKADHEVCANGWGCQDTLILIDNGLQVNIVLTKGCTPVGNQDARITEHRAGPGLSVLSYTHVCRQEDNCNSLSTTLPLWALPSTAGPGSLRCPVCLSKQDCESVTKMTCPAGSTHCYRGSIQLRGGGVFTVLRVQGCMSQEGCNVLNGTREIGSIVVSEDCSPNAFLTCEWGSELHTGRNLSRMPIRWTTAHKICDPGEVCEETLLLVDAGQSSVIVGSKGCTKGRTQDAPTVSIHSGPPGVLVASYAHFCSSNRCNRARSTSVLLNSLPRPAAPTPGDLQCPICVRGSAPCPENPENVTCPNGTTHCYSGYIRLYGGGIISKIHIQGCVTEASSSLLNHTQKIGIFSVAENSEEPLEPFLQDGAVPTRLLAWVVGLGLSLALWCGMPLC from the exons ATGAGCCCTGCGCTGCAGCTGGCTCTCCTGGGCGCCACCCTCGTGTTGCCCC GAGCGCAGGCCCTGACCTGTCAGAGGGCGACACGTGAGTTTCTGATTAATGTATCGGAAATGCCCCTTCGGTGGAAGGCGGACCACGAGGTATGTGCCAACGGCTGGGGCTGCCAAGACACGCTGATCCTCATTGACAACG GACTTCAAGTGAACATAGTACTCACCAAGGGCTGCACCCCGGTGGGGAATCAGGATGCCCGCATCACGGAGCACAGGGCAGGCCCTGGCCTCTCCGTCCTCTCCTACACCCACGTGTGCCGCCAGGAAGACAACTGCAACAGCCTGTCCACCACCCTCCCACTCTGGGCCCTGCCCTCCACCGCAG gcccggGCTCCCTGCGGTGTCCAGTCTGCTTGTCTAAACAGGACTGCGAGTCTGTGACAAAGATGACCTGCCCGGCCGGGAGCACGCACTGCTACCGTGGCTCAATCCAGCTCAGGGGAG GGGGTGTCTTCACCGTTCTGAGAGTCCAAGGATGCATGTCCCAAGAAGGCTGCAACGTGCTTAATGGGACTCGGGAAATCGGGTCCATCGTTGTGAGTGAGGACTGCAGCCCTAACG CTTTTCTGACCTGTGAATGGGGGAGCGAGTTACACACTGGTCGAAACCTGTCTCGGATGCCCATCAGGTGGACCACAGCTCACAAGATTTGTGACCCTGGGGAGGTGTGTGAGGAGACTCTTCTGCTGGTAGACGCAG GACAGAGCTCAGTCATAGTGGGAAGCAAAGGCTGCACCAAGGGCAGGACGCAGGATGCCCCGACTGTCTCCATACACTCGGGGCCCCCCGGAGTGCTGGTCGCCTCCTATGCCCATTTCTGCTCCTCCAACAGGTGCAACAGGGCCAGGAGTACCAGCGTCCTACTGAACTCTCTCCCTCGTCCAG ctgcccccaccccgggaGACTTGCAGTGTCCCATCTGTGTGCGGGGCTCTGCCCCGTGCCCAGAAAACCCGGAAAACGTTACATGCCCTAACGGCACGACTCACTGTTACAGCGGTTACATTAGGCTCTATGGAG GTGGGATCATCTCTAAAATACATATTCAGGGCTGCGTGACCGAAGCTTCCAGCTCCTTGTTGAACCATACACAGAAAATTGGGATCTTCTCCGTGGCTGAGAATTCGGAGGAACCGCTCGAGCCCTTTCTCCAAGATGGAGCTGTCCCCACCCGCCTACTGGCTTGGGTGGTGGGACTTGGCTTGTCCCTAGCCCTCTGGTGTGGGATGCCTCTCTGCTGA